In a genomic window of Pangasianodon hypophthalmus isolate fPanHyp1 chromosome 19, fPanHyp1.pri, whole genome shotgun sequence:
- the klf11a gene encoding Krueppel-like factor 11a translates to MPTFASDQSTYVGICELMMERNGYNDGKSCSTLEYHDLEAAEALVCMSSWVQRSHKARPLTPTSDSCDSLSLHPETLESPKDLVSLSSLCMTPPHSPSFAETSTTSAIISTMPPLASSGLKSSVSLPRMCPVLTNKAETPCGLQAGINTFLPNSIPPQPIPPEPSAQCRATSVIRHTADTSLDHHISTGQECPGSSESFAQQTEIISDSKAQINILAETQTYISATNSTAEVESTAPSANSTSPSTPATQASSSMPQSHMSSPVLCQVFPMNGQTGIISAFVQTHVQMQSTGAKPILSQSTSFSQPLLMGPSVAQGTVMLVVPQSSVSPAPPCQQNVVTVGNTKLLPLAPAPVYIPSNQSGATTHTDFSRRRNYVCSFPGCKKTYFKSSHLKAHLRTHTGEKPFSCHWDGCDKKFARSDELSRHRRTHTGEKKFVCPVCDRRFMRSDHLTKHTRRHMTTKRSATWATDVRELNKTASTQHPSSQSSVSLSVLVPASN, encoded by the exons ATGCCGACCTTTGCTTCAGACCAG AGCACCTACGTGGGAATCTGTGAGCTGATGATGGAGAGGAACGGGTACAATGATGGGAAGTCCTGCTCCACTCTGGAGTATCATGACCTTGAGGCAGCTGAGGCTCTGGTGTGCATGAGCTCCTGGGTTCAGAGGTCACACAAAGCCCGCCCACTTACGCCAACCTCAGACTCTTGTGACTCGCTTAGTCTACACCCCGAAACCCTGGAGTCCCCCAAAGACCTAGTGTCTCTCTCTTCACTA TGCATGACACCGCCACACAGCCCCAGCTTTGCTGAGACCTCAACCACGTCTGCTATCATCAGCACCATGCCTCCTCTGGCCAGCTCGGGCCTTAAATCAAGTGTCTCACTGCCTAGGATGTGCCCTGTCTTAACCAACAAAGCAGAAACCCCCTGCGGCCTGCAGGCTGGCATCAACACATTCCTACCAAACTCCATTCCACCTCAGCCCATTCCACCTGAGCCTAGCGCACAATGCAGGGCCACCAGTGTGATACGACACACTGCAGACACGTCTCTGGATCATCACATTAGCACAGGACAGGAGTGTCCTGGTTCATCAGAGAGCTTTGCCCAACAGACTGAGATCATCTCTGATTCTAAAGCCCAGATCAACATCCTGGCTGAAACACAGACATACATTAGTGCTACAAATTCTACTGCCGAAGTGGAGAGCACTGCCCCCTCAGCCAACTCTACAAGCCCCTCCACTCCAGCAACACAAGCCTCTTCATCCATGCCTCAGTCTCACATGAGCAGTCCAGTTCTGTGCCAGGTATTTCCCATGAACGGGCAGACTGGAATCATCTCTGCCTTTGTTCAGACACACGTTCAAATGCAGAGTACTGGGGCGAAGCCCATCCTTTCCCAGTCCACCTCTTTCTCACAGCCTCTTCTAATGGGTCCTTCAGTGGCTCAGGGTACGGTGATGCTTGTCGTCCCTCAGTCCTCAGTGTCTCCAGCTCCACCGTGCCAACAAAACGTTGTGACCGTTGGCAACACTAAGCTCCTCCCCCTGGCCCCTGCACCAGTCTACATACCCTCAAACCAGAGCGGGGCCACCACACACACCGACTTCTCTCGCAGGCGCAACTATGTCTGCAGTTTCCCCGGATGTAAGAAGACATACTTCAAGAGTTCTCACCTCAAAGCTCATCTGAGAACCCACACAG GTGAAAAACCATTCAGTTGTCATTGGGACGGCTGTGACAAAAAATTTGCACGTTCCGATGAACTTTCCCGACACCGCCGCACTCACACGGGTGAGAAGAAATTTGTGTGTCCTGTATGTGACCGACGTTTCATGCGAAGTGACCACTTGACCAAACACACTCGTCGTCACATGACCACCAAGCGTTCTGCAACATGGGCTACCGATGTGCGCGAGCTGAACAAAACAGCCTCTACTCAGCATCCGTCGTCACAGTCTTCTGTCTCCCTTAGTGTCCTTGTACCTGCCTCAAACTAG